A single Curtobacterium sp. MCSS17_015 DNA region contains:
- the pepN gene encoding aminopeptidase N — MPGENLTRIEAQERAGIVSVQTYDVELDLTRGAETFGSTTRVRFTATAGASTFIDAITKTVHSVTLNGTALDVDAVNDGVRIQLADLQEQNELVVVADALYTNTGEGLHRFVDPVDDEVYLYSQFEVPDSRRMFAVFEQPDLKAEFSFTVTAPARWQVVSNAPTPEPHVDGDHATWTFPPTARISSYITALIAGPYEVVRSELTSRDGRTIPLGVFARKSLAEYLDPDYVFETTRKGFAYFEEKFDVAYPFEKYDQLFVPEFNAGAMENAGAVTFTETYVFRSKVTDAIKERRVVTILHELAHMWFGDLVTMKWWNDLWLNESFAEWASTIATAEATEWTGAWTTFQAMEKSWAYRQDQLPSTHPIVATINDLEDVQVNFDGITYAKGGSVLKQLVAWVGIDAFFAGVSAYFGKHHHSNTELKDLLVELEATSGRDLSEWSKLWLETAGVNTLRPEIETDDDGVITSFAVLQEAPSDYPTLRPHRLAIGVYAFTNDPSAPFGADTASSGGKLDRVHRVEIDVDGARTEVPELVGVHRGDLVLLNDDDLAYAKIRLDEQSRRTAIEHLAAIANPLARSIVWGAVWDATRDAESPASDYVTLVLGNIATETESTTIRTTLSQLLLAARNYVAPSKSDATVRTVGDTLWQLASSAESGSDAQFQFVKFFAQIPSTPEHVATLQGLRDGSVTLQGLEVDTDLRWELLEGLVLAGAAGNDEIDTELAADRTASGEQAAARARATIPTAEGKLAAFSSLVDSDDAPNAIVRQTTIGFQHVNAPVVLEGLVQRYFDVITRIWDERSYHIADTVVTGLYPAPLASTELRDAARAWLDAHPETPALRRIVSENLAGTERALRVQAADA, encoded by the coding sequence GTGCCCGGAGAGAACCTCACCCGAATCGAAGCCCAGGAACGCGCCGGCATCGTCAGCGTGCAGACGTACGACGTCGAGCTCGACCTGACGCGCGGAGCCGAGACCTTCGGCAGCACCACCCGCGTGCGCTTCACCGCCACCGCCGGCGCATCGACCTTCATCGACGCCATCACGAAGACCGTGCACTCGGTCACCCTGAACGGCACGGCGCTCGACGTCGACGCGGTGAACGACGGCGTCCGCATCCAGCTCGCCGACCTGCAGGAGCAGAACGAGCTCGTCGTCGTCGCCGACGCGCTGTACACGAACACCGGTGAAGGACTGCACCGCTTCGTCGACCCCGTCGACGACGAGGTCTACCTGTACTCGCAGTTCGAGGTGCCGGACAGCCGCCGGATGTTCGCCGTGTTCGAGCAGCCCGACCTCAAGGCCGAGTTCTCCTTCACCGTCACCGCACCGGCCCGCTGGCAGGTCGTCTCGAACGCCCCGACGCCGGAGCCGCACGTCGACGGCGACCACGCCACATGGACCTTCCCGCCGACCGCGCGCATCTCGAGCTACATCACCGCGCTCATCGCGGGCCCGTACGAGGTCGTCCGCAGCGAGCTGACCAGCCGCGACGGTCGGACCATCCCGCTCGGCGTCTTCGCGCGCAAGTCGCTCGCCGAGTACCTCGACCCGGACTACGTCTTCGAGACGACGCGGAAGGGCTTCGCGTACTTCGAGGAGAAGTTCGACGTCGCCTACCCCTTCGAGAAGTACGACCAGCTCTTCGTGCCGGAGTTCAACGCCGGCGCGATGGAGAACGCGGGCGCGGTCACCTTCACCGAGACCTACGTCTTCCGCTCGAAGGTCACCGACGCCATCAAGGAGCGCCGGGTCGTCACGATCCTGCACGAGCTCGCGCACATGTGGTTCGGCGACCTCGTCACCATGAAGTGGTGGAACGACCTCTGGCTGAACGAGTCGTTCGCCGAGTGGGCCTCGACCATCGCGACGGCCGAGGCCACCGAGTGGACCGGCGCCTGGACGACGTTCCAGGCGATGGAGAAGTCCTGGGCCTACCGCCAGGACCAGCTCCCCTCGACGCACCCGATCGTCGCGACGATCAACGACCTCGAGGACGTCCAGGTCAACTTCGACGGCATCACCTACGCCAAGGGTGGCTCGGTCCTCAAGCAGCTCGTCGCGTGGGTCGGCATCGACGCGTTCTTCGCGGGTGTCTCGGCGTACTTCGGGAAGCACCACCACTCCAACACCGAGCTGAAGGACCTGCTCGTCGAGCTCGAGGCCACCAGCGGTCGCGACCTGTCCGAGTGGTCGAAGCTCTGGCTCGAGACCGCCGGCGTGAACACCCTGCGCCCCGAGATCGAGACCGACGACGACGGTGTCATCACCTCGTTCGCCGTCCTGCAGGAAGCTCCGTCGGACTACCCGACGCTGCGCCCGCACCGTCTGGCCATCGGCGTGTACGCCTTCACGAACGACCCGTCGGCACCCTTCGGTGCGGACACGGCTTCGTCCGGCGGCAAGCTCGACCGCGTCCACCGCGTCGAGATCGACGTCGACGGTGCCCGCACCGAGGTCCCCGAGCTGGTCGGCGTGCACCGCGGCGACCTCGTGCTGCTCAACGACGACGACCTGGCGTACGCCAAGATCCGTCTCGACGAGCAGTCGCGTCGCACCGCGATCGAGCACCTCGCGGCGATCGCGAACCCGCTCGCCCGGTCGATCGTCTGGGGTGCCGTCTGGGACGCCACGCGTGACGCCGAGTCCCCCGCCAGCGACTACGTCACCCTGGTGCTCGGCAACATCGCCACCGAGACCGAGTCCACCACGATCCGCACCACGTTGTCACAGCTGCTCCTGGCGGCACGCAACTACGTCGCCCCGTCGAAGTCGGACGCCACGGTGCGCACCGTCGGTGACACGCTGTGGCAGCTGGCCTCGTCGGCCGAGTCCGGTTCGGATGCGCAGTTCCAGTTCGTGAAGTTCTTCGCGCAGATCCCGTCGACGCCCGAGCACGTGGCGACGCTGCAGGGCCTGCGTGACGGCTCGGTGACGCTGCAGGGGCTCGAGGTCGACACCGACCTCCGCTGGGAGCTGCTCGAGGGCCTCGTGCTCGCGGGCGCTGCGGGCAACGACGAGATCGACACCGAGCTCGCCGCCGACCGCACGGCCTCCGGTGAGCAGGCAGCCGCTCGTGCCCGGGCGACGATCCCGACCGCCGAGGGCAAGCTCGCAGCGTTCTCGTCGCTCGTCGACAGTGACGACGCGCCGAACGCGATCGTCCGGCAGACCACGATCGGCTTCCAGCACGTGAACGCCCCGGTCGTGCTCGAGGGCCTCGTGCAGCGGTACTTCGACGTGATCACGCGGATCTGGGACGAGCGCAGCTACCACATCGCCGACACCGTCGTCACGGGCCTGTACCCGGCACCGCTGGCGTCGACGGAGCTGCGCGACGCCGCCCGGGCCTGGCTCGACGCGCACCCGGAGACGCCGGCGCTGCGCCGGATCGTCAGCGAGAACCTCGCCGGCACCGAGCGCGCGCTCCGCGTCCAGGCAGCGGACGCCTGA
- a CDS encoding DsbA family protein — MTDTTVEKTPGTRTAVEFWFDPTCPWAWMTSRWVGEVERHRDLDVTWNVMSLFVLNEHNEDMPAEYRDALERNQVYARLVTAAKTRNGQAVVKPLYDALGEQVHHRQQKDPQQVVPAVLEQLGLDADLADAAWTDETDAAMRESHRDGIERVGQDVGTPVIAVDGVAFFGPVISPAPKGQEALNLWDGVVAAARYPGFFELKRSRTTGPVFDTVED; from the coding sequence GTGACCGACACGACTGTGGAGAAGACCCCTGGGACCCGGACTGCTGTGGAGTTCTGGTTCGACCCGACCTGCCCCTGGGCCTGGATGACGAGCCGCTGGGTGGGGGAGGTCGAGCGGCACCGCGACCTCGACGTCACCTGGAACGTGATGAGCCTGTTCGTCCTCAACGAGCACAACGAGGACATGCCCGCCGAGTACCGCGACGCCCTGGAACGGAACCAGGTGTACGCGCGCCTGGTGACCGCCGCGAAGACCCGCAACGGCCAGGCGGTCGTGAAGCCGCTCTACGACGCGCTCGGCGAGCAGGTCCACCACCGCCAGCAGAAGGACCCGCAGCAGGTCGTGCCGGCCGTGCTCGAACAGCTCGGCCTCGACGCCGACCTCGCCGATGCCGCCTGGACGGACGAGACCGACGCCGCGATGCGGGAGAGTCACCGGGACGGGATCGAGCGCGTCGGCCAGGACGTCGGCACGCCCGTCATCGCCGTCGACGGCGTCGCGTTCTTCGGGCCGGTCATCTCGCCGGCGCCGAAGGGGCAGGAGGCGCTCAACCTCTGGGACGGCGTCGTCGCCGCGGCCCGCTACCCGGGCTTCTTCGAACTCAAGCGCTCCCGCACCACCGGCCCGGTCTTCGACACCGTCGAGGACTGA
- a CDS encoding GNAT family N-acetyltransferase translates to MATAYATNAVTVRDCTPADLDVVHALHVDAVLHSTVIWQEEPHPRAWFDTWLAERQADGWPVVVAEVDGVVAGYASYSQWRPHPGYRHTVEHSVYVVQGFRGRGVASTLMGALVTRATAEGRHVMIAGICSTNTGSIALHERLGFETVAVVPEVGRKFDRWLDLTLMRLPLT, encoded by the coding sequence ATGGCGACAGCATATGCGACGAACGCGGTGACGGTCCGCGACTGCACCCCCGCCGACCTCGACGTCGTGCACGCCCTCCACGTCGACGCCGTCCTGCACTCCACCGTGATCTGGCAGGAGGAACCGCACCCCCGGGCGTGGTTCGACACGTGGTTGGCGGAGCGCCAGGCCGACGGGTGGCCGGTCGTCGTCGCCGAGGTCGACGGTGTCGTCGCCGGGTACGCCTCGTACTCGCAGTGGCGGCCACACCCGGGCTACCGGCACACCGTCGAACACAGCGTCTACGTCGTCCAGGGCTTCCGCGGACGAGGTGTCGCCTCGACGCTCATGGGCGCACTCGTGACGCGTGCGACGGCGGAGGGCCGACACGTCATGATCGCCGGGATCTGCAGCACGAACACGGGGTCGATCGCGCTGCACGAGCGGCTCGGGTTCGAGACGGTCGCCGTCGTCCCGGAGGTCGGGCGCAAGTTCGACCGGTGGCTCGACCTGACGCTGATGCGGTTGCCGCTCACCTGA
- a CDS encoding XRE family transcriptional regulator, whose amino-acid sequence MSHIVDEQEAPAATRDAVEDPDDADQRRLGERLQRLRTERRWSLTELAEESGVSRAMINRVERGVSSPTATILGRLSGAFGLTVSQLLDEALEHEVPRTSDPDEARGVQRAASADSWTDPETGYRRRPLSSADFPADVTEVRLPSGREVAYPASAYAFLRHCIWVVDGTLELQVGDTTTRLGAGDRIELGEPADVVYRNPGDEPCRYVVVVVRQR is encoded by the coding sequence ATGTCTCACATCGTAGACGAGCAGGAGGCTCCGGCTGCAACCCGGGACGCCGTCGAGGACCCGGACGACGCCGACCAGCGCCGCCTCGGCGAACGCCTGCAGCGCCTCCGCACCGAACGTCGCTGGAGCCTCACCGAGCTCGCCGAGGAGTCCGGCGTCTCCCGCGCGATGATCAACCGCGTCGAGCGGGGCGTCTCGAGTCCGACCGCCACGATCCTCGGCCGACTGTCCGGCGCCTTCGGACTGACCGTCTCGCAGCTGCTCGACGAAGCCCTCGAGCACGAGGTCCCGCGCACGAGCGACCCGGACGAGGCCAGGGGTGTGCAGCGTGCGGCCTCGGCCGACTCGTGGACCGACCCCGAGACCGGGTACCGCCGTCGCCCGCTGTCGAGCGCCGACTTCCCCGCCGACGTGACCGAGGTCCGGCTGCCGTCCGGCCGCGAGGTCGCGTACCCCGCCAGCGCCTACGCCTTCCTCCGGCACTGCATCTGGGTCGTCGACGGCACCCTTGAACTCCAGGTCGGCGACACGACGACCCGTCTCGGCGCCGGCGACCGCATCGAGCTCGGTGAGCCCGCCGACGTCGTCTACCGGAACCCTGGCGACGAGCCGTGCCGGTACGTCGTGGTCGTGGTTCGACAGCGCTGA